DNA from Quercus lobata isolate SW786 chromosome 1, ValleyOak3.0 Primary Assembly, whole genome shotgun sequence:
ATTGGCCATTAAGTGGGACTGGCTCTGCTGTACCCGCCCCTTGTTGGTTACGGCCAACTTGTGGGGGAAGCCAACCTATCCCCATGGTTGGAAGATATGTATTATGATGTAATCCCGAGAATACCTGGCATTGTGGGGAATGCTGGATGCCTAGCACTGTGGTGCTAGAAGCCTCCCAAATAAGTACAAACTTATCAGATACGGGCTAaccaataagttatttatgaacaactatgttatgttattaatcatgagagaattattttgttaaaatgcattgtgaaaagtaaaagctctcatggcaagaagaagtttctaatgaaaagaaaagctgttcattaaagataaaagtttctgaagTTCTGTTGTGCTATAaagataaagtttctgatgaaagtgcaagtttatgtttaaaagttatcagataTCTGTTTTTATGAAACATTAAGTTTTATGATCATGAAAGTTATAGTATTATAtgagaagaagtttataaagaaaagttttcttattagtcAAGCTGTTTCTATTTTAATACAAAGTTGCcgattatctgatttaagttaaaataattattttgtaatgagaatatatatatggcaactttgtaggaaatgaaagaagtttaatcCAAAAGGTTTGGTAATGTTAACCTAATAAGAAAAGGAGAACAATTGTTTTCTATGAAGAGcgtataaattattattatgaatagtattaaatactatgcatgaaaagatgttctcctatttgaatattcatagaatgaaataatctgatttacatgcatccttattgaattctcatatattttacctttattgagctgtgtagctcaccccttccactctttcagttagcaggtttattttggagcagagggagccttagtcgagtttggaaggagctggttttagttttatatgtatagatcctaaattagcaatttgatgtttagctttgtagtattgtgtattttaggatctaaagaaagttgtgtaccttaaagtattaagagctgtattatgtgaaagtgtggaaattaaatgattggtggattatgttatattttgagTACAATGTAGACGCTCTGACTATCAAGTGGAAAAATGATATCAAGAAGTAAAGAATCAAGAAAATTAttctgaaaagaaaaagagaagcttttggaaaagttttattaaaagttaagttggttcttgttaatattaggtttaaacttgatattagcatgccggtcatggtcacaaatccaggtatcgggtttggggcgtgacagaAACCTAGTATATTTTTAAGACAAATAGCCAAatggctgaatcttaagaggtaaacctaaggaacagcacctaaggtactgtacttaagttttgtccatCCTCAAAATACTGGTTATGCTTATAtatcctttctttttgttttttagacaATTGAAAGTGTTTCAATCCAATGGTGTTGAATTGGGTCTCAAGCCTATTTTTgagaaagaggagagaagagTTTCCCTTATAATAGAAATGATAGTCACTTATAAGAAAGTCTTTAAACTCCAGTGATTGCTAATTGATTGACTTGAAGTGGCAATTACTAATGTTTGGATTGGAAGGAGATAGTGTTTGGATATCGCAGTCAAGGGAGTTTTGGTTTCATATGATTAGGCCACAATCATACTGGCAATCATAAGATTCATCACCTACTTAATTGGACAGTGATTTGGTTTCATTGCATACTacatgtttttcatttctttaggATGAGAAGGAAacacttctttcttttgttgcaATTTTGACTATCAAATATTTTGGCTTGAATGTGTAGGTAcaaagggtctgtttggatatcgtttattttgctgaaactgaaaatttattgctgaaaaaattatagataaaggtaaaagttagccaaaatagtacagtgggacctATGAAtgatagcaaaaataagctgaatagtgaaataattttcatttttcattggtATCCAAACGGAGGCTAAGTAGTATGAgttttctcttttacttttaCGTGACAGGAGTTAATGGCTTGCATCCAGTACCAATAAAGTGGAGTTTGTGTAGTGTGAAATATTATAAGTACGATAAAACTTCCTTTTATTGATAACTCATTTGCATATTCTAATTTCTATTTGAGTGTGTGGAGATTTATTGCAAAGTATTTGATACTTTCATATGAAGTGTTGAAATTATTATTCTAACAAAACTTGTAATGATATATTTTAGCGGCAACACTTTGACTAATGGTTGAAAATGtgaatttgtgtgtgtgtgtgtgtgtgtgtgtggagcaAGTGACAATGTGATTATTTGGGCTGTGATTTGCATGCGGTGAAATCGACTTTGTAAGTGAGAGATGGTAAATTGCCTAACTTGATGTGATaccataattttgaaattttactgTGCTAGTGGTGAGACTAGCAGAGTTCACCTTTTGAGTGTGTTTATTAGATTaattgaaaaagtaaagaaaagtaatttgcacaaacttttttttattcatatatataaatgactCATACTTTTgcaaaatgtttcataaaatgACACTTGCTCCACTTCCAAACATTTCTTGGAATGACCCTTCTAGTTGAGATTTgtataaataaaacatataagTATATGCCCTCTCACATCATTATTTTCCCAGAACAATATTTCATATTTAGAAATGATTTACAAGTTTGTAAATGGGAGTACCATATGTTTACAAACCTATAAACAAGTTTAggtaaaaatcatttttcaaaaatgaaatattttgttagAAAAGTAACGCTGTGAAATTGTATTGACTTGTTTATagcatttatatataaatcttaAGGATGAGAGTGTTATTTCTTGGAATGTTAGGGAGTTTATTTTGCAAAACCTTAACGGAGAATAGTATAATTTAtctgaaaaattatttctaattCTGCAAGTCTAACATGGGTTATCTAAAAGTTAATTTCAATGTTATTTCCTCTTTAACTAATTTATCAATGTTAACTCTTTGAGGCCTTGGTCAAGATCGTTGTAGTTTAGTAACATAAGCTGATTTCCTAAATTAAAAGAGAActagaattcaaaattttaaatcccCATTTTTCATCACTATCAATTGAAaggacaacaaaaaaaaaaaaaaaaaaagggttgagGCTTTAACTATTTTACGGACTATCTTGAAGGGTCCAAACCTAACTGGGCCAAAAAATCGTCAATTCGTCAAATGCCCAAAACCTgaattgaaaactgaaattgTCACCGCTAATGTGCATTAGGGCTTCCATGATGATCATATGCCAAATTCCCAcgcttttttattcttttttttgtaatgatTTTCAGCACTTTCCTATTTTGCCCATGTCTTTGCAGattttttatgatatatattttctaaaatttggtATTATTACAAATGTTATGAAATTATCTTTACAATAACACCAAATTTGCATaaaccaaatttccaaatcaaaagttatggcccCCATAAGTTGGGCTTCTCGCAAAGAATTTggaaatttatacatttaatgcttgtttcaatttgtttgtttgtttgtttgtttgttttttttttttttttccttataagatagaaattctactctagcctaatttaagtgtatatgtgtgtgaagtttccTTCTGAAGACTTGAATCCCAGCTCTTGTCCCCCCAATCcttacaagcacttatacttattgAGTGACTATCGCGCCAATTGTGCGTGGTGGTATGTTTATTCCAGTATAACTTTGCACATTTGATTCCTCTTAATGTACTTTTTTTCCCTGAAATATGGGGATACGTGCTGATTCAACGAGGAAGTGATGTATGAAGTTGTAGAGCTTGTTTGTACATGTGATCAAGAATCATGCGCAAAGTTGGTACCTCAAATGCGTTACTCAGTTACCAATTCTAATTGTCGCTTTACACTCGATTTTACTCGAGGATTTAGAGATTATTTGGAAAGGGTCAAATTAAACCAAGTTGTAGAACTTTTCACCtagattattttgaaaaaaataacaaaaaccaaggcttttgtttttggggaGTTATGAGTGTGATAACGTTGCTACCACACATGTTTTAAAGTTTACTTGtttccattatttttgggcTCATTCCTTGGATTTTTCCCACCTGTGGCCCCTTGAAATGAAACTTGTCACGAGCTTTCAAAAGATATACCTTATTCACGATAATTCAATTGTGTTTGTCCAAACATTGGCctatttcaaaatttccaacACTTGGGCAAAAAAATCGAGTTGCAAGTTGTGAAAATTGTTTAAAAGGAACTTGAAATATCTACGCATTGTTAAAACAGTCACTTCGGTTGGGGGCTCAAATCTAATCAAACCTTGTACTTTGAAATAAAACTTATGGGTTAGGCCTAATTTGGCCAATTTTCACCAATTTGAATCATTGGCCTTGATCGGTGCACCAGGTTGGATTTTTGGCCTAAATTTGGTTTTTCTCGATTTTaattcacaatcaaataaatgttggacaaaaagtttagctacaaaattggttgtagcctaaggttacaaccttactcaatatcattaacattactacatattttgaaaatcaaaccattgaattgcatgttctttacgctcttaatatatatgtcaaattttgtgacaatcggatattatttattatatgatctataatattatattttatgcataattttaaactataaaaacttgcaatttaaacaattttttaatgacatagctattgatatttaattttttagaaattttgcaagcatagaggatataagaagaagatgtaatccaatagtggctttgtcaaaattcacctccaatcaAACCactgaattgcatgttctttacgctcttaatatatatgtcaaattttgtgacaattggatattatttattatatgatctataatattatattttatgcataattttaaactacaaaaacttgcaatttaaacaattttttaatgacatagctattggtttttaattttttagaaattttgcaagcatagaggatataagaagaagatgtaatccaatagtggctttgtcaaaattcacctccaataaaaagatattaagcaAGGTTgtaggctacaactaattttatagttaaactttTTCCATAAATGTTTTGATGGGACAAATAATTCTACCTTTGTCTTAcccttcctttattatttttatattgtggAATAACTTAAATTTCGTTTATTTCTTAATTgagcttattttatttagtgaaaaagaaagaaatggttGGATCTTagactttatatataaatatatatatatatatatactcacaaATGATGTATATTTAAGAGAGAGCCACCACCGTGCACCCTTGGCacgatagtcactccacaagtataagtgtttgtaggGTATGGGGGGTAATGGTTGgtgttcaagtctccaagagggagctTTACACACATATTCATTTAGATTAGGtcaaagtagaatttctatcttgtataaacaaaaaaagagagtcaACAATATTGTTTATTGCtacaatttgaaataaaaagaaatatatagggtttgtttggattgagtttatttttgctgaaactgaaaactgaaactgaaactgaaaacactgtagcaaaataatttttaaatgtgtgaatagtgccgtgggacctatttttaataaataagttgttgaaaagtggaatttgtgggtctgtgaatagtgcacggatgcactgttcacCGTGGAAAAGTCAACTATTGCGggctaaacaaaaaaaaaaaagaaaaaaagaagaagaagagaaaaacgcAGAACAGAAACGCAAACGCCAAAATCATTTGAATCCAAACGGGTACATAATCTTTTCATATGTATCAAAACTTATCATAACACTCGTGTCATATGAAGTGGAGTTGCGGAGGTGATGATTCATCCAATATTTTAggggtttgtttggatatcgcttattttgctgaaaacaaaaaacttattgctgaaaacactgaagtaaaataatttttaaaatgtgaatagtgtcgtgggacccaaAAATGCATGGTTATGCGCATTTTTGTCTGGGTCttgaacagtgccataggacCCAGCCAAAAACgcaaatgcaaaataatttgcACGCAAATGCATGCTAGATATGATTGATCCATGTATGACAAGCCGGATACACATCTCTatagaatgaatttttgtaatATTCAGGAATGCATATAGATTCCATAGTGTACCTCTCATAAATTTGTGTGCCTTAAGCAAGCCTCATCACCTTGTATTGTAAAAAGGTTATATGGTATTGCACACTCTtttttgaaagagtttcaacctatgacgtctaTTTTTGATGatactttttatcatcagaccaagacaccaattagtttttggtgtaggcggggattgaaccttagatctcttattcaaacATCAAatactttaccaattgagctaactggaacccacataTGGTATTGGTATCTTATCTAGGCatttatacaaatatacaattaTTACTATTAGTATATTAGAATGACCcataagagcatccacaacagCGGAGCAAAAAATATAGCTATTTGGCACCTacaaaagtcactttatctgTTTTATCTCTTCACACCCCATAAAAATTGAGCTATACTTTTagctatttgattaaaataatacaaataactcattaaaataataaaaataacatccacaaaaaaaaaaaaaaaaaacaccagcaCAGCATAAACATCAtcccccaccaccaccagtccacaataggaaagaaaaaaccACCAACCACCAACCAAAATCCTTAATCTTTTCCCTCAACccagaccaaacaaaatcaccaatcacaaacaaaataaaaaatcaccaatcacaaacacaagccaccACCCACCAATAGAAACCCACCATAAAAAAACCACTGCAAAAAcgaaacccaccaccactgccCACACTCATTGCCACTAGCCACCACCGCCCACACCCTCTGCCATTGCCATCACCACCCACAGCCtcaacccaaatcaaaacccaattacaaacccaaaaccaaatcacaacCTAAACCCACCATATCAACCAAAACCCAGCGAAAACCGAAAATCATTAGATCAATAAAGCTTGGATTCAATCTAGAGAGAGggctagagagagaaagacaaagagaaagagagggttAACCCACCATGGCTAACCCCCTATTGTTGCGCAGTCACAACCAAACCCACTAGATCAATTAAAACCGAAAATCATTAGATCATTTGAGCTTGGACTCgatctagagagagaaaatgacaGAGAGAAAGATCGGCGATGGGGCTTGGGGTTGGTCGGTGGAACAGATTAGCGACGAGGGATGAGGGAGTTGACCGGCGAgctagagtaaaaaaaaaaattgagcaagaaagaagaaagaagagaagagagagagagagagagagagagagagagagaaagaaaataggaaATGATTGtttaatgagagaagagagagaagtgtaatatatatatatatatatattctttttttagcTTAAAGCTAAAGTACGCAGCTAAAAATAGCTGCGTACTGTAGCTCTGAAGCCAAAATTTTTAGCTATACCTCCACAGCTGTAGAgccatttttgtattttggtgaAGCTAgccatttttgtattttggtgaagctaaaatagctatatagccaTTTAACTTCACTGTTGTGAGTGCTCTAATATAGGTAGATTGCGTTATGTATTGTATTGCGATGAATCATAATTAATGTAACACCCCATGACCTTGTAAAAAGGGCACAACAAATGCTACAAGTCTACAAGAGAATTTGACACCCTTCTGTATATGGTATATGGATATATTGTGTAATGTACTAGATATTATGCAATTGTACTTAATGTTCTACCTAACTCCATGAACTAGTGAAATGGGTAACCTTCAAAAAAGGGAACGGTGGTGCTTACGAGCAACAATATCATAACCTTGCACAGATGGATACTTTGTGTGATGCCATGTAATGTATGTGATGCAATCATGACTTGGTGGACAACCTTTGATCTTGTAAAAGTGGCACAACAGAGCTTGTAACAAAAAAGTTCAAACATTGCATGATGACTTGTTGTATGTGATACAAACATAACTAATGGGACACCCCATAACATTGTAAAAGGGATATGCCTAATGCGGAATGTCTATAACTAGGCCAAAATGGGCTTTTACCCCTTTCtcacaaaatttccaaaaaaatgcCCCATGGCTGAAGCTAATTACGgaaatgcccctgttttgaaacttgattttctaaaaatctagtttcaaatgtaaaactcaaTGTTTGGAACATTGAGTTATACCGAATGtggacttagaatttttttttttttgagactcAAATTCCATGTAAagtactcgagttcatggaactcgagttccacttgaattttttaaaggaactTAAGttccatatatattttatttttttttcaatttttagtttgctataactcgattgtccaaaaatcaagttttaaattgaaacttgatttttagaaaatcgagtttcaaaacaggggcatttcCTTAAAAAGTTTCAGATATAGGacattttgctgaaaatttttGGCGAAAGGGAcaaatgcccattttctccCTATAAccttttgtataaatttaaCTACCCAACTATGTTACATAGGAAAGTACAAAATTAGTATGagatttttaatagaatttaaaGCATTAATACAACCtattttaaaggtttaaaaTAAAGATATCATTGTAAGGGTACACCCCATGACCTTGTAAAAAGGGCACAACAAATGCTACATGTCAACAAGAGAATTTGACACCCTTCTATAAATGGTATATGGATATATTGTGTAATGTACTAGATATGATGCAATTGTACTTATTGTCTACCTAACTCCATGAACTAGTGAAATGGGTAACCTTCAAAAAAGGGAACGGCGGTGCTTACGAGCTACAATATCATAACCTTGCATAGATGGATACTTTGTGTGATGCCATGTAATGTATGTGATGCAATCATGACTTGGTGGACAACCTTTAATCTTGTAAAAGTGGCACAACAGAGCatgtaacaaaaaatttcaaacatttgCATGATGACTTGTTGTATGTGATACAAACATAACTAATGGGACACCCCATAACATTGTAAAAGGGATATGCCTAATGCGGAATGTCTATAACCTTGGCCAAAATGGGCTTTTACCCCTTTCTCACAAAATTTCCAACAAAATGCTCCATGTTagaaactaattagggaaatgcccctgtattgaaactcgattttcaaaaaatctagtttcaaatgtaaaacttgatttttggaaCATCGAGTTATACCGAACGtggacttagaatttttatttttgaaactcgaaTTCGATGTAAAGTACTCGggttcatggaactcgagttccacttgaattttttcaaggaacttgagttccaaatatatataaatatatatatatatatatatatatttttttttaaattttcagtttGCTATAACTCAATTGtccaaaaattgaattttaaattgaaactcgatttttagaaaattgagtttcaaaacagggccaTTTCCATAAATAGTTTTAGATATGGGGCATTCTGCTGAAATTTTTTGGCGAAAGGGGAAAATGCCCATTTTCTCCCTATAAacttttgtataaatttaaCTACCTAACTATGATACATAGGAAGGTACAAAATTAGTAAGagatttttaatagaatttaaaGCATTAATACAACCtattttaaaggtttaaaaTAAAGATGTCATTGTAAGGGTTTCAGAATATAAAAGACTAGCTCCCTTCATTACAATGCAAGCTTAAAGAGTAATTTTTTAGTAATTAGAGTTGAATTATTGGAAATGGGTACTCTTGGATGCTTGAGGCATTGGCCTCAGGTGATTTATGCTATAGTGTTTTGCCTCGTAGCCACTAATGTGGTAGCTGATAAGTTTTACTTCTTTGGTTTGCAACCATTGGCCCAACATGAAGACCACCAGCCCCACAATCATTTGCCACCTCCATCTCACGACCAAGAACCCCACCCCCAAAGCTATCACACATCGCCACCGCCTGAAGTTTTTAAAACACTACCACCACTAAAATTTCCACTACCTCCACTGCCAAAATTTCCACTACCTCCATTGCCAAAATTTCCAATACCTCCACCAAAAtcttcaccaccaccaccaccgccgccTAAATCtccacaaccaccacaaccaAAATCTCCACCATCCCtacccccacccccacccccaccaaaatctccaccaccaccaacaccaaaaTCTCcatcacctccaccaccaaaaTCATCACCACCGCCACGAACTCCCTCACTATCCCCTCCACCACCAAaatctccaccaccaccaacactaCCATCTCCATCTCCTCCACCACCAAAATCATCACCACCGTCACCATCTCcatcacctccaccaccaaaaTCATCACCAACCGCCACCACTCCCTCACTATCCCCTCCACCACCTCCATCTCCATCCACCTCACACACTctcaccacctccaccaccaaaaTCCATCAACCACCTCCACATCCCTTCTATCCCCCCACCACCTCCATCCCACCACCCCCAAaatctccaccaccaccacaacaaaatCCCACCACATCTCCATCACCTCCACACCAAAATCATACACCGCCCACAATCTCCACCACACCACCACTAACCACCATCTCCATCACCTCACCaaactccaccaccaccaccaccaaaatctCCATCACCTCACCACCAAAAATCATCACTACCCCGCGCAACTCCCTCGCTATCCCTCCACCACCTCCATCTCCATCACACCTCCACCACAAAATCtcaccccaccaccaccaccaaccatCTCCACCACCAAAATCATCTCCACCACCTCCATCTCcatcacctccaccaccaaaatctccaccaccaccaccaccatctccatcacctccaccaccaaaatcatcaccaccaccaaaatatccaccaccaccaccaaaatcatcaccaccgccacca
Protein-coding regions in this window:
- the LOC115994219 gene encoding extensin-like — encoded protein: MGTLGCLRHWPQVIYAIVFCLVATNVVADKFYFFGLQPLAQHEDHQPHNHLPPPSHDQEPHPQSYHTSPPPEVFKTLPPLKFPLPPLPKFPLPPLPKFPIPPPKSSPPPPPPPKSPQPPQPKSPPSLPPPPPPPKSPPPPTPKSPSPPPPKSSPPPRTPSLSPPPPKSPPPPTLPSPSPPPPKSSPPSPSPSPPPPKSSPTATTPSLSPPPPPSPSTSHTLTTSTTKIHQPPPHPFYPPTTSIPPPPKSPPPPQQNPTTSPSPPHQNHTPPTISTTPPLTTISITSPNSTTTTTKISITSPPKIITTPLSTVSNGGSGGYGGSGGRGEGSGGGDGGAGSSLCC